A region from the Paraurantiacibacter namhicola genome encodes:
- a CDS encoding helicase-related protein, with protein MCAHSSGAIGFPLRLLAREVYDRVRAIKGDAVTALITGEERIEPPGARYMLCTAEAMPRNGGGHAFVALDEAQIGADRERGHIFTDRLLHARGREETMILGSAPLEPVLRKLVPEAVVEERPRFSTLTHAGAAKLSRLPRRSAIVAFSVEQVYALAEMLRRFRGGAAVVMGALSPETRNRQVELFQSGEVDYIVATDAIGMGLNLDVRHVAFAALSKFDGVRQRRLHPAEMAQIAGRAGRHQTDGSFGTLSGGGGRRGGTPLEFTDEEVFAIEEHRFAPLTQLYWRNAEPRFSSLAVLIGDLEQRPSQPELTAAPQSIDLAVLKRLSDNPDIANGVTTPARVRRFWEACQLPDFRQLGADAHARFVARLWQDLKHDYLGADYVAARIADLDKPDGDIDTLQGRIAAIRSWAYICQRPDWVLARDEMAGRARAVEARLSDALHQRLTERFVNRRTAVLMRGMKDTNLLRVTLDETDRVMVEDHVIGRLDGFRFIVDDSADSEERRLMLAAAEKHMPALLADRAKRLVADELGELTIAKGRVWRGEQAVASIERTRQPSSPRLVLEKDLSALNPADRTALERALEIWFENRLAPLAPLRALEEAAQDEALGSEARALVLTLIERAGVVHREAAGLAVIPKEKRPALRRLGVIIGSLDVYLPALLKPAPRALLRELGVDRRPLNPEMQAVIEGGKQPPAGYRRAGKQAIRVDMAEKLFRAAHEARVKQDKKFFRLEDALPVSMGLLMENYDRLMRDAGFAVRRAKPLEEGVHGAPAPASWSWRPPRKDRHPSAAPAHRGKPRASGKPGGKPGGKPGGKAGGKRPAKPQKPVEPRPENAFAALKGLVR; from the coding sequence ATGTGCGCCCATTCCAGCGGCGCGATCGGCTTCCCGCTGCGGCTGCTGGCGCGCGAGGTCTATGACCGGGTCCGCGCCATCAAGGGCGACGCCGTGACGGCATTGATCACGGGGGAGGAACGGATCGAACCTCCGGGTGCGCGCTACATGCTGTGCACGGCGGAGGCGATGCCAAGGAATGGCGGAGGCCACGCATTCGTGGCGCTGGACGAGGCGCAGATCGGCGCCGACCGTGAGCGCGGACATATCTTCACCGACCGGCTGCTGCATGCCCGCGGGCGGGAGGAGACGATGATCCTCGGTTCCGCCCCGCTGGAGCCGGTGCTGCGCAAGCTGGTGCCCGAAGCCGTGGTGGAAGAACGGCCGCGTTTCTCCACGCTCACCCATGCGGGCGCGGCCAAGTTGTCCCGCCTGCCCCGCCGCAGCGCCATCGTCGCCTTCAGCGTGGAGCAGGTTTATGCGCTGGCGGAAATGCTGCGCCGGTTCCGGGGCGGGGCGGCGGTGGTCATGGGCGCGCTGAGCCCGGAAACCCGCAACCGGCAGGTGGAATTGTTCCAGTCGGGCGAGGTCGATTACATCGTCGCCACCGATGCCATCGGCATGGGACTGAACCTCGACGTGCGCCATGTCGCCTTCGCCGCATTGTCGAAATTCGACGGCGTACGCCAGCGGCGGCTGCACCCGGCGGAGATGGCGCAGATCGCCGGGCGCGCAGGGCGGCACCAGACCGATGGCAGCTTCGGCACGCTATCCGGCGGCGGCGGGCGGCGCGGCGGGACCCCGCTGGAATTCACCGACGAAGAAGTCTTCGCGATCGAGGAACACCGCTTCGCCCCGCTCACCCAGCTGTACTGGCGCAATGCGGAGCCGCGCTTCTCCTCGCTCGCCGTGCTGATCGGCGACCTGGAACAGCGCCCGTCCCAGCCGGAGCTGACCGCTGCGCCGCAAAGCATCGACCTCGCCGTGCTGAAGCGCCTGTCCGACAATCCCGATATCGCCAATGGCGTCACGACACCCGCCCGCGTCCGCCGGTTCTGGGAGGCCTGCCAGCTGCCCGATTTCCGCCAGCTGGGCGCGGATGCCCATGCCCGCTTCGTGGCGCGGCTGTGGCAGGATTTGAAGCACGATTACCTGGGCGCGGATTATGTCGCGGCGCGCATCGCAGACCTCGACAAGCCCGATGGCGATATCGACACGCTGCAAGGCCGTATCGCCGCGATCCGCAGCTGGGCCTATATCTGCCAGCGGCCGGACTGGGTGCTGGCGCGCGACGAGATGGCCGGCCGCGCCCGCGCCGTGGAAGCCCGCTTGTCCGACGCATTGCACCAGCGGCTGACGGAACGTTTCGTAAATCGGCGCACAGCTGTATTGATGCGCGGCATGAAGGATACGAACTTGCTGCGCGTCACGCTGGATGAAACCGACCGGGTCATGGTGGAAGACCATGTCATCGGCCGCCTCGATGGCTTTCGCTTCATCGTCGATGACAGCGCCGATAGCGAGGAGCGCCGCCTGATGCTGGCCGCGGCCGAAAAGCACATGCCTGCCTTGCTGGCGGACCGCGCGAAGCGATTGGTGGCGGACGAGCTGGGCGAGCTCACCATTGCGAAGGGCCGCGTGTGGCGCGGCGAGCAGGCCGTGGCCTCCATCGAGCGCACGCGCCAGCCCAGCAGCCCGCGCCTGGTGCTGGAGAAGGACCTCTCGGCCCTCAACCCGGCTGACCGCACCGCGCTGGAACGCGCGCTGGAGATCTGGTTCGAGAACCGCCTCGCCCCGCTCGCCCCGTTGCGCGCGCTGGAAGAGGCTGCGCAGGACGAGGCATTAGGATCGGAGGCGCGCGCGCTCGTGCTGACGCTGATCGAACGCGCCGGCGTGGTGCACCGGGAAGCCGCTGGCCTTGCGGTGATTCCGAAGGAGAAACGCCCTGCCCTGCGGCGTCTCGGCGTCATCATCGGCTCGCTCGATGTCTATCTGCCCGCCCTGCTGAAACCCGCGCCGCGCGCGCTGCTGCGAGAGCTTGGCGTGGACCGCAGGCCGCTCAATCCGGAAATGCAGGCCGTGATCGAAGGCGGGAAGCAGCCGCCTGCAGGCTATCGCCGCGCGGGCAAGCAGGCGATCCGCGTGGACATGGCGGAAAAGCTGTTCCGCGCCGCGCATGAGGCGCGGGTGAAGCAGGACAAGAAGTTTTTCCGGCTGGAGGACGCGCTGCCCGTCTCCATGGGCCTGCTGATGGAAAATTACGACCGGCTGATGCGCGATGCGGGCTTCGCCGTGCGCCGCGCAAAGCCGCTGGAGGAAGGTGTGCACGGCGCGCCTGCCCCGGCGAGCTGGAGCTGGCGTCCGCCGCGCAAGGACCGCCATCCCTCCGCCGCGCCCGCGCATCGCGGCAAGCCGCGCGCCAGTGGTAAACCCGGTGGCAAGCCCGGCGGCAAGCCT